The Natronobacterium texcoconense genome includes the window GAGAAGATAGTAGACGAAGGCAGGGCCACTGCCGTTGACGGCGGTCGCGACGTCCATCCGATCCTCGTCGATCTCGACGAATTCACCGACGTCGTCGAGCAGTTCTCGTACCTCGTCGGTGACGCTGTGTTCGGTCACTGCCGCGGCCATCGTCCCCGTCTCGGCCGCGAGGTTCGGCATCACGCGAACGACCGTCGCGTCGGTGTACTGCTCGACGAACTCCGTCGAGACGCCCGCTGCGATCGAGACCAGCGTCTGATCCGCCGAGAGGTCGATCGACTCGAGGACGGCTCCGACCACGTCCGGTTTCACCGCGACGACGACGACGTCGGCCTCCGTCGCCACCGCGGGATCGTCCGTAGTATGCGAACTGTACGCCTCGACCGACTCGAGTGCGTCCGGGTCCAGGTCACACGCCGTCAACGTGTGTTTGCCGGACGCGGCGAGCCCCCGTATCAGGGCACTCCCCATGTTCCCACAGCCGATGACGCTCACATCTGTCATCCTACTCGAGTTGAAGTGACGAGGCGGTCATACACCTTTGGTTTCGGGCACGTACTGACGGTGCGGGGCTATTCCCGATCGGCGAGCAGTTCGCTTGCCGTCACCAGTGCCTCCATCTCGACGTCGGCGTCTTCGACGTTCTCGCGACCGCCTTCTTCGCGGTCGACCACGACGAGCGCCCGGTTTACGGTCGCACCGGCCTCTCGAAGCGCCTCGATCGCGTCGACGAGGCTCGTCCCCGTCGTCACGATGTCCTCTAAGACGACGACCTCCTCGCCCTCCTCGAGTCTGCCCTCGATCAGGTTGGCCGTGCCGTACTCTTTGCGCTGCTTGCGCGCGATGACGTAGGGAGCACCTGCCGCGACGCTCGTGGCCGCCGCGAGCGGAACCGCACCGAGGGCGACGCCGGCGAGTTTGTCGTCTTCGTCGACGCGCTCGGCGAACGCCTCGGCGACGACCTCGAGGCAGTCGGGGTCGGTCTCGAAGAGGTACTTGTCGACGTAGTACTCGCTCGTGCCGCCGTGTGAGAGTTCGAACTCGCCGAACTGGACGGCGTCAGCCGCACGCAGGGCGTCGATGAGTTCCTGATTCGTCATTGCTCGAAAGGGCGGGGTCCACCGAAATAAGCGGTGTGGAAAGGACCAGCGAGCCATAGCTTTTTGCGCCGACGTGAAAATAATTCGACCAATGTCGCTACCGCGTGCGGACGAGCCCCACCCCGACGTCCAGCAGTTCCTCGAGATGTACGAATCGGTCGACGTCCCCGACTTCGGGGAGGTGTCGCCCGAGACGGCACGCGAACTGTTCGACCAGTTGCGCGTTGGTAAGGAGGCGGAGTTCGACCTCCACGCCGTCGAGGATCGGACGATCGACGGCCCCGACAGCGAGATAGCGATCCGGTATTACGAGCCGCGAGCCGATCCCGCCAACGACCCCCTAATTCTCTACTTCCACGGCGGTGGCTGGGTCATCGGCAGTATCGAGACCCACGACGTGACCTGTCGCAAACTCGCGGCCGAATCGGGGTATCCCGTCGTCAGCGTCGACTACCGGCTCGCGCCCGAACACCCCTTTCCCGCAGGGCTGGAGGATTGCTACGCCGCACTCGAGTGGGCGAGCGAGAACGCGCCCGAACTGGACGCCGATCCCGACCGGGTCGTCCTCGCCGGCGACAGCGCGGGCGGGAATTTGGCGACGGCGGTGGCGCTGCTCGCCCGCGACCGCGACGGTCCGGAACCCGCCTATCAGACACTGATCTATCCGAGTACCGGAGACGTCACCGAGACGCCGGCTTACGAGGAGAACGCCGAGGGGTATTTCCTGACCGACGACGAGATCGACTGGTTTGCCGATCACTACCTCGAGCGCGAGATCGACCGAGGAAACGTCTACGCCTTCCCCCGACGCGCCCACGACCTCTCGGGGCTCCCGCCGGCGACGATCGTCACCGCCGGTTTCGATCCGCTGCGTGACGACGGGGGTGCCTACGTCGACCGACTCGAGGCGGAGGGCGTTCCCGTCTCCCACCACCATTACGACGACGTCGTTCACGGCTTCTTCGGGATGGTCGGCGGTCCGATCGACCTCGAGCGCGCTCACGAGGCGTACGACGACGTCGTGTCCGATCTCCACGAGACGCTCGAGTGACAGACGGTCGTTCGGCCAATATTCCGCAATGTTTTTGTTGTGTATTTTTCAATAGTGGCTATGAATCGACGATACGCTATCGTCGGGGTCGTCGCCCTGCTTGCTCTCGCTACGACCGGAACGCTCGTCGCCTACTCCCCCGCCGACGCGA containing:
- the proC gene encoding pyrroline-5-carboxylate reductase, whose amino-acid sequence is MTDVSVIGCGNMGSALIRGLAASGKHTLTACDLDPDALESVEAYSSHTTDDPAVATEADVVVVAVKPDVVGAVLESIDLSADQTLVSIAAGVSTEFVEQYTDATVVRVMPNLAAETGTMAAAVTEHSVTDEVRELLDDVGEFVEIDEDRMDVATAVNGSGPAFVYYLLDAMAQAGVDRGLEPDQARLLAAQTFKGAAETVLRTERPIDEMIDAVCSPKGTTIEGMDVLWESEADDAVTEAVTAAAERSAELAREAEDE
- a CDS encoding alpha/beta hydrolase; this encodes MSLPRADEPHPDVQQFLEMYESVDVPDFGEVSPETARELFDQLRVGKEAEFDLHAVEDRTIDGPDSEIAIRYYEPRADPANDPLILYFHGGGWVIGSIETHDVTCRKLAAESGYPVVSVDYRLAPEHPFPAGLEDCYAALEWASENAPELDADPDRVVLAGDSAGGNLATAVALLARDRDGPEPAYQTLIYPSTGDVTETPAYEENAEGYFLTDDEIDWFADHYLEREIDRGNVYAFPRRAHDLSGLPPATIVTAGFDPLRDDGGAYVDRLEAEGVPVSHHHYDDVVHGFFGMVGGPIDLERAHEAYDDVVSDLHETLE
- the pyrE gene encoding orotate phosphoribosyltransferase — its product is MTNQELIDALRAADAVQFGEFELSHGGTSEYYVDKYLFETDPDCLEVVAEAFAERVDEDDKLAGVALGAVPLAAATSVAAGAPYVIARKQRKEYGTANLIEGRLEEGEEVVVLEDIVTTGTSLVDAIEALREAGATVNRALVVVDREEGGRENVEDADVEMEALVTASELLADRE